A stretch of DNA from Candidatus Cloacimonadota bacterium:
TTTTTTTCAAAATCATTATAAAATCCGGCTCAAATGCTCTACCTTCATCAAAATCAAAAACTTGAAAGAATTTTTCGTTGCGAAGCAAGGCAATATCTGAATATTTTTGTCTTAATTTCTCTATAGATTCATCAATAAATTGAATAAAACTTTCCTCTTCACTCGTTCCATAAAATCCTGTTTGAGCAAACCAATTCTTGTTGTTTAAATCTATTTCTTTAGTTTCTTCTACTCTTTTATCTTTATTTATTTTTACAACTTTATCTCTAAAGATATTCCTTAATAATTGTGCTTTAAATAACTTAGTCCCCGTGAATTCTGAAGTATTGGTTCTCGCTTGTTCCGATATCTTTTTAACTACAAATAAAGCTATTTCTAATTTTTGAGTTGGAGTTAATTTATTTATTTTGTC
This window harbors:
- a CDS encoding type III deoxyribonuclease; this encodes DKINKLTPTQKLEIALFVVKKISEQARTNTSEFTGTKLFKAQLLRNIFRDKVVKINKDKRVEETKEIDLNNKNWFAQTGFYGTSEEESFIQFIDESIEKLRQKYSDIALLRNEKFFQVFDFDEGRAFEPDFIMILKKRNRTISIYQIFVESKGDQFKDDQGRFESSKEGWKQKFLLEMEEKADTDLKLENKHFKLMGLPFYNEKLKKDFEEALENKILS